The region AAGGTTAAACTACGACGAGTTGCTggaaaaattaacaatatatcagtgtaaaatagaagaagaaaagttaaaatcATACGTAGAAAAGGATTTAAATGAAGAAAGTGGAGAAAGCGGACGAGAAGAGAAGGtaataaaagaaaaggaagaatcACGAGGCGATTTGGAAAAGGAATTTGAACAAATGAAGCTAAGTGAGGATCATGAGGAAGGTGTTGAGTGTGTAGGCAAAGAAGCCGAGGATGGACGAGAAGATAAGAACGATAAAAGGTGTAATGGAGCAGGTGATGGTCATACGGGCGATGATAAGAAGACAGAAGACGAACGAAAGGTCGATGAAAAGAAGGCTGATGAAGCGAATCTTGAGGGAAAGAGAGAAGATGATGACTTTGATGATGATACGGCGACGATGGCCATGGATTTCCTGGATAGATACGCTACACAGCTGACGGAATACGGAATAAAGGTGCTGAAGCACGAGATACCTGAAAAGAAACTGGTGGCCTTGTACAGAAATAACCACTTCCTGGTGGTGACAATGCACAACGGGAGGATATTCGCACTGGTAACAGACTCGGCGTTCTACGACCACCAGTGTGTCTGGGAATCGCTGGAAAACTCAGAGTACTTCGACGAAAACTTCAACCACTACGTGCCAAAGGAGACCGAGGTGAAGAAGCAGTCGCTGCTGGCAAAGTGGAAGAGAGCGTTCAAGAGGAAACCGAGAAGATGAACTCTGAGCGGAGGCTAAGTAAAAAGCGCAGAAGGTAAACTTATAATTTGGTACGTAAAATTCTGTGTTCATATTAGTAAATCTGCGGAGACAGCAGGAAATAATacagaaaaaaaataagtgtaCTTAAAGAAAGTAGGGGAGGTGATGGTGtatagtaaatatttttaattgagAGGCAGTGTACCAAGTTAGTggatgtaaaaatatataaagtGCGGAGATGTGATGTCGCAATTTCGGGAAACGTTCACGAGGGGCAGTAAGAAGGACTCAGTCCTCTCTTACGACGACTTTGCATCGAGGATCTTCACAAGCGGCTTTATGCTCTGCTTCCTCCTCCCGATAACGATTTACCTGTTCAAAAAGTGGTTTTTTGGCATGAGGGCCAGGATTCCACAAAAGTACCGCCTGTCGGATGTACATATAGAGAGTAAAAAGCAGCCATGTGCTCACTGCGGATGTTCCATCTGcaagaagaggaggaaggagGAAGACCTCAACAAACTTAAGTTTAAAGACCACCTCAAGCTTTCGAGGATGCTTCAAGTGTTAGTGCTGGCATTTTTCTGGTGGATGGTGATATACTTGATAGCAGGTACGTTAAGCGCCGAATTGGGACGAAAACTTAAATAAGGTAGATATGTGTGTGAAGAAGAGCTTGTACGAGAGCTTGCGGCCTTACGAATGTGTAGGAATAAACCCCGATGACAACATTAAAAAGTTTGACCCTTTTGAGTTGCTGGGTCTGTCGACGGACGCGACCAAGAAGGACATACAGAAGGCGTACCGCCACCTGTCCCTGAAGTATCACCCGGATAGGAATCCAAACGATCCGGAAATGTCGGCACACTTCGTGCTAATAACGAAGGCCTACAGGACGCTGACAAACGATGTAAGTGCCTAGTTCCATAGATAGTACGAATGAGATGGTGAGTGAAGCTAACAATTTGTGTAGATTTCTCGTATGAACTACGCGAAGTATGGAAATCCCGATGGGCCGGGAATGATGAAGATAGGCATAGGTCTTCCAAGGTAAGCTGTAGGAACACATGGTTTAGCCAGCCACGAAAATGGTTATCTATACCGTTATTTGCTATGTAGAGAAATATGCATTAAGGCACTTATGGAAAATTGTGTTTTAGGTTCCTTATTGATGAAAACAATCAAATTGTTATATTGTCATTATTTTTCCTAATATTGTTGATAGTTGTTCCCTCTTTATTCTTATGGTATTATCGCACACAAAAAAACTTTACAAGTGAGTTTCAAAAAGTGACTGCCATAGTTGGCGACCGACTGGCAGCTAGGATGTAGAACATATCTATTCCTTGGTTATATAACACGACGATGCCTATGGTTTAGTAAATGCCCATAGTTATCATATACTAACATAATAGATActgaatattaaattttaaatagcACTCATGGTTTATAATTAGCAACCGGAGTTCGAGTTGAGACTTTGCAGCTCATATATTACTCGATCAACGAGAACACGCGTTACAAGTCGTTCCCAGAGGTGTACTCGTGTTCCACGGAGCTTCTGGAAGTGCCGTACCACTCAAGTCAGGAAGCGGAGCTGAGGAAGTACGTGTACGTGGCAGGAGACTACAAGAGAAAAAACGTCTCAGCGGAGACGTTCAGGAACTTTATACTACTGATATGCCACCTTAACAGAGTGGATGACCTGAGTCCGCAGCTGACGAAGGCACTGAAGGAGATACTGAAGTACAGCATGGTGGTGACACAGTGTATGTTGGACGTGGCAGTGGTGAAGGGATGGTTGCTGACCTTCAGGTCAGCGCTGGACTTCAGAAGAGGGATTCTGCACGGACTCAGCGGAAGGAACCTGTCGCTGCTGCAAGTGCCGCACTTCACAGAGGAGGAAGTTAACCACGTGACGAGAGGCAAAAATAGCCTGAAGCAGGTGGAGCAATACGTGAAAAGCGAGGAGAAGAGAGGACTGAATAACATGACGAGTGCACAGAGAGCGGACGTGGAGGAGTTCTGCAAGTACTTCCCGGACGTGACGCTCGAGGTAGACGTGTACGTGGAGGACGAGGATGACATATACCAGGGGGACCTGATGACAGTGGAGATAAGGCTGACCAGAAACAACGTGAAGCCTGGTCACCTGGTGGGGCCGATACACGCGCCGCAGTTCCCGTACGTGAAGTACGAGCAGTACTACTTCCTGCTGACGTTCCCGCCAGCAATGAACAACATCACGAAGGACGCCTCGGGGAACTACGTGCAGACGAAGGACCACAAGGGGGCGGACCACAAAGGTACAATTTGGCAACAAGCAGATTAGAATATTTGATTGATTAGTTACTTTGTTAAATAGACTGGTTAGTAGTGCGTACTGTGCATTTAGTTGAATTAAGGATAGATAGCTGCAACGTCTACAGATAATTAGTAGTGTGGATGTGTAACCTAATGGCAAATGTTGATTGATTGTGTTATAGATTCCGAAAAGGAGGAgagagaaggaaaagatTGGGAAAATAACATTTTCTTGAACTTTAGCACAACGTCAAGCAGGGAACACCAGATAGTGGAGAAGATGCAACTAGTGGCAGAGAAAAGCGGAATTAACACGCTGTGCGTAACAGCAGTGAACGACTCGTACTTCGGAGCAGAAGTGTcagtgctgaagaagtacaACGTGCTGCCGTTGAACGTGGAAAAGGTGTCGGAAGGACTGAAGATACACCCAGAGGACCTGAAGTTGGACGAAGATCAGAACCCTATCACAAAAATGCTGGGAGAGTTGCTGACGGCGGAATCATCagatgaagaggaagtgGAGGTGCTAGAATAATCTTGTATCAGTAGAGGATACACGGTTAATTGTATGTTGTCTATGAGTGcgtaaatgtgttaatgtGCGTAATaataagtgtgtaaatatgtgttaaagtGAAATTGTGCTAATGTGATAGTGTAACTGCCAAAATATAGACAGATGTATGGATGTAACGGTGTACGGTAATGGCTAGCTGTAGTCATTACACAAAAAAACAGatatgaataataaataagtgatataaatatggatttatatgtgtttacaGGAAGTGTgcataataaaaaaaatacgTGGCAAAAGTTGAATCTGGCAGAGTAGATTCAATGCTCTGTGCAAAGTACACATTGATgaattaaatgtaaaaagtgaattaaaatatataaaaatgaatacatATAAAGAAATAATGAACGATAGTAAACTCACTATcaaggataaaataatagaaaaaatccaaaaaaaaaatatggaacTTTTATATAGTGAAAGAACAGTGAAGTGTGACCACTGTGAAATAGAAGAAGTgctggaaaaaaatagaatacTGGAAAGCAAATACAATGAAACGTTCGACTCGCTGAATAAAGTGAGAGCAATAGTACTGGAAGTGTCGGAACAGTTGCTGGAAAAGGAGTTCAGAATAACACATCTGGAAAAGAACCTACACGATTCAGAGAAGAAGGTGAGCCAATATGAAGAAAAGGTTAATGAGATGAGCGAAAGAATGTGTCAGCTGAAGACGGAGTTGAAGGAAGAAAATGGGATTTTGGAGAACCAAATAAGAAGAATGACGGAAATAATAAGAGACAAGGACGCGAAGATACTCGCAATGAACAAGGACAACTCGAGAGCGGGACTGGAGATGAAGGagatgaaaaaaaagaacACGGAGCTCATGGCGCAGCTGGAAACGACGTGCGATAACCTGAACACGATAGTGAGGGAGACGAACGAGAGGGAGAAGATGCTGAACAACCTGGAAAACGAGTTGAAGAACAAGCAGATTGAGCGCCAGAAACTGTACCTTAACGAGATCAACAGGAACAAGAGAATGTTCATCAACATAAAGGCGAAGGAGAACATGATGGGTCAGATCATCCACGACAAGAACACGAAGATAAGTGACATGAGTAAGGAGATAAGGGTTTTGCACGACAAGCTGGAGAGGATATCCACTGCGTTCAGCGAAATAGCGCTAAACGGCTACGAGGACAGCAAACACGTGCTCGCGATATCGAACTCTACGAAGAGCAAGGTCGAGTGCACGGTCTCGACGCCCTGCGACATGAAGATGTTAAACGGAACTGCAAAGATAACGATTTAGGCCTCAGAAGAGTGAGCGAGCACGCACTACTCTGTTAAGGTTATACTTAAAGCACATACGTGGTATATTGTGAATACATACAAGTATGCTGTGTGTACTTAAACATAGTGTATAATCATACAAGTATGCTGTGTGTATTGTATGTACATACGACTACATTGTATGTACATAAAGTGCCATGTAGGTAAGACTATATTGTGTATACGTACACTTGATATATACGTACTACCatagtgtatatacatacacatgctaaatatgtatatggTACACAGTATACAAGTATAGTGcaaaaaacacacataaatcACATAGGAACACATAACACATTAGTTGAAAGATGGTGTGTTTGAATCCTGCACGCACCGCCACTCGTTCAAGAACCGCTTTATGTTCTTGGGCTTGTACTTCTTGGGCCGGTACTCCATGCCCTGCCAGATGTACCTGCCGCCGAAGCCCCTTCTCTTCCTAGTGACGCCGCCCTTAGGCTTAGTGCTGACTGGAAAGGAGCCCAGAAGCCTGGGACCCATCACGTTCTCGACCTCAGACCTTGCGCTAAGTAAAGATTCGTCATTAGGGTCAAAGAGTGTGAACAGGGACCCTAGCAGGTCCCTTGAACCACAGCCGCTGAACTCATGTGGTGTCACAAAGTCGCGTTGTAGGTTTCTAACGTTTGCTTTATACGCCTCCAGAGCGTATTTTAGCGATTCGTTCACGTTTTTATCCAGAAAATGCTTCACGGATATCAGCTTTAGAATCCTTACCCTCATAAGATGACAGGTCCTCAGTTCTCcaatgtttaaaaacttGACACTGTCACCGTTGGTACAAATCATCCCATCCTCACGGTTGGGGTCAGAAGTATTAGGTAAATACTTGTTTGCTAGTCCATCGAGTTCTTTTAAATAGTCTTTTGAAGTCTCTTGTGTATACTCGCCGGATAACCTGCGTATTTCAAGggtgtttaaaattgtatcTAATTTTTCTAAATCGCGTAGCAAATCCCGTAAATTAACACGTTTGTCGTCTTGGCATATGATTGTCGCTTCGGAAACCGATTTGAACAAAGCTGGGTCAGATTCAGTCTCCCTTGCCATGTTGGTCTTGACGAAGGAGAGATTCGCCCTCAGATTTTTTAAGTTACCATCCTTGACCAGTTCACGCATATTACTAGAGTATTCACTCTCAGACTGGTTAGAAAATGACCTTAGCTTATCGCACAGCTTCAAAAGTGAGTCGTGACTTCCATTGCTTAAGACCTCGCCCAGCTTCTTCCCATTTAGAAGACCCAGAACCACTGGAACTGTGGTCACTTCCAGTTTATCGATTACACTACAGGGCACATTAGAAACATCAGATAAATAACAGTCTATTCCTAAATTTTTGACGGAATTGGCAAAGTTCTTACTTTCTGAAAAAACGTTTAAGAATAATGGACTTTCATGGCCCCgattagaaaataaatataaaaatatgggccgatttgtgtttaaaactGACAGGCTTGGAAGTTTAAGCCAGTTTGTTCTAAATTTAGATAAGAACAACATATTattgaaatgtgtaggcaCAGCTATGAAGCAAAATTTTCCAGGAACAAACAGGAAATAAGTACAGTGTGTAATctgaaatttaaaacaacaaattGATGAATTATTTGAAAAACAACTATAGTACAAATTGTAGCGAATTTCTATAAAATCATGAACGAAGTGGTGGCGATTGTGATTCCTAAATCATAAACAGcaaaaaaaatgaagaatagttaaaaaacattaattaaGACCAGATTGATTATagaaattataaatattactaaatTTCACCTTAACGTGCTAGTGTTTAGGTTACTTGATGTAGTACAGAGGCACTGAATTGGCTATGGggaaataaactaaaaagaTCCATATTTTAGCAaatgtttatgttaatttttttataaatgtatagtATTGTGGGTGTTTCTTAGCTTTCGGACCGGTTTGTCCAGTATAACGTAAGTTTTATGCCAACTTAAGCACAATGTCAGTTATATTCTAATCTGTACCATAATGAAGGGAGATTTCTACAGCTCGCTGCCCATGTTTATAATCGGGTTCATGGCGCTCGCAATCAGCTTCTTTATCGCTATGTTCACCCTTCTTCAACACCTTCTTCACTACACCGCCCACAGACTTCAGCGTTACACAGTGCGAATCCTAATATTTTTGCCCATATACGGAGGTAAGCGCGCCCTATGacctttatttttagttctGACGTACACGTTGCTGATTTTTCCGAGGCTGTTTGACCTGTTGTCCATGCTCCGGAACGCCTGGGAAGGGTTTCTCATCCACTCGTTCCTGTTTCTAATGCTCGAGTACTGCGGGGGCGAGAGCGCGTGCGGGGAGGCCATATCGAAGCACCCCTCGATCATTCAGCATTTGTGGCCGCTGAGGCTGATAAGCGTCTTCGGCCTGAACGAGGACATTCCGCTCAACGTCGGCTTCGTGAAGCGCTCGAAGATGTGTACGATCCAGTACGCAATCATGCGTCTGATCTTCTCGATGCTGCTCATCGGAGTGCACATATCGGGGTACAAGTGGTCGGGCTTCTTCTCAATATCGTCCACAGTCATTCTGAGCGTGAGCCTGTACGTGGCGCTCTACTCGCTCGGCCTGTTCTATCTGGCTATCAGGGACCACCCCGCCCTCTCCAGGGCCCACTCGCTCACAAAGTTCTTCTCCCTGAAGCTGTGCTTTGCCCTCTCCTTCTACCAGGGCCTCATCCTCGACCTGTTCCTGCTCGGCCTCACCGACAGATCGATCCGCATAAAGTCGTTCGTGCTCCTTCTGGAGACCGTCGCCTTTGCGCTGGTGCAGCACCGAGCTTATCGTATTACTGAGTTTTACCCGATCACCTACTCCAAAGAGTCCGGCAGGATGACCCGGCTGGAGAAGTTCAATCGCTACTTGTCCTTCTGCCTCGACGACCTGAAGGCGATGAAGACCACGCAGGGCATGAGCACCATCATCACCAACGCCGGCAACGCCCTCAACCTCTCCGACTTCTTCAAGGACACCTACTACAACATTAGTGAGAAGTACAAGGAGCACTCGATCTTCGTGTCCGAGAACATCGTCAACTCCGACATAGTGGTGGACGGGGCTCCCGGCGGCGACCTCGAGATGAATCACATGGACAGTTCTCTTAGCACGAGCGCCACCCCTGTCGCCTCCGAATCAGCCAAAAAGGCAGGCAGTGAAGAAAATTTCGCTGATTTCAAGAAGGTCAACGACTCAATCAACAACGATCAACGCTGCAACGAGATTTCAAAGCTACAGTTCATCTAGTCTAAATTCACTCAATGCTAATCATCATTCTCCTACACATTGcctatttacacaaattagTGCATCTTGACCCTTAACTGTTATCACATTAACTCATACCTGTTGGCATCTTAACTCATATTTGTTAGCATCTTAACTCATGCCTGTTAGCATCTTAACTCATGCCTGTTAGCATCTTAGCTCATACCAGCTTACATTTCAACAAAAAGCTGTTTACAGAAAGTGCCCCCTGTAATCGTACCTGTGTGtgaaaacataaatgtattACTCAAATTAGTTGATGTACACATGTAGTAAAGGAGTTCACAAAATTTAGGCTTATTAAAGGCACTTGAGTTGAGGGCTTTGGATCTCGAGGTCTTCCAGCACCTGCTTGTACTTCTTAATGTTCCTGTTCAGCACATCTTGCAGTGGCCCGAGTAGGTTAATGACGCTCTCCCTGTCCAACTCCACTAGTTCGCAGTACCCCTAACAATGTGTTAGCCTACCACTACACTCATACCTTCGCTTTAACTGTGGAAGCCCTCTCAGTTTTTAATATGAAACCGATTTCACCAAAGTAGTCACCTACAATCAAATGAGTTACTGTTAGCGTGAGTAGTTATCCAATTTGCACGTTACTGAGAACATGTGTGACTTAATGGTACCTGGTTTATATGACTTTACTAGCTTATTTTCACAGAACGACTCTGCGCAGCCCTGCAGCAGCATGAAGAGACTCGAGCCCATTTCTCCCTGCTTTATGATAACTTCGTCGTTGAACGTCCTTTCGACTAGTGCGTCAGCCAGCCTGCACCTGTCGTAGGGGCAGACCTTCTTAAATATGTCCAGCTTTGAGAGCATTGAGTCGTACTTCTCCCTCTTCTTGATTACTGCTGACTTGACGACGTAGTTGAACGTGGTTCTGTCGAGAGTCCACAGTCTCATCTCAGTTTTTGCGGTGACAGTTGCTGCACGCGGCGCGTTGTACCTACGAACATTTGTTTTTCGTCAATTGAATAACGTTAGGCAATTTATGATATTATTCTACTAAATATTAGTCCACTAAATAGTATTaggtaaataattaacttATTAGCAGCTGGTTAAGTGCctaatataatacattagAGCCAGTTCACCGAAGTAATCACCATCTTTCAGCGTAGTTAAAAACTCATTGCCAGACAAtttctgtaaattattaatggGTCAAAGGGCATCTGCAACAAATATCTACGGTATAAATTccatataaatacaaatgtgCAATGGACATACAGAGCTGCGCGTCACGTCTGCGGTGCCTGACTCTATTAGATACAACTTATCTCCGTCGTCGCCCTGCTTAACCAAGACGTCTCCCGCGCTGAAatgttgttatttacaGGTAAATTCTAACTTTGCAGTTTTGAAATCAAACGCCTTTACCAGCAAATCTAGACCACCAGAAGATACGGCctaaaagttaaaataatcagTTAACACATCCACGAAATAGCGAAAAAAGTAACtgtttgttatttatgtgtaatatataaaatgttgTATATGAATATGAGATACTGAGAAGAGAAAACACTTCTTCACCATTTCCATAATCTTGGCCTGTTCTTGGGGCGTTTTTTCATAATTCTGTAAAAGGTTGTAATTTAAACTGTCGTGAACTTACCGGGATTACTACTTTCtgtgtattattgttatctCCAAATACTTCTGCAGATACAGATATTCTATTACGAGAACGCGCAAGTTTCATTGcctaaattaataatttaatagaGAAGATAGGGAAATAACTAAAAAGTCATAATACCTCGTCAAATTCAAATTCGTTTTCAGGAGCCATAGCGATCGAAGTACAAATGATATATTAAaggtaaatgtgtacagttaaaaaatataataaaataaagagagttatttgaatattttttataatttattttgaaaaatgaatataggataaaaataaaaattacttaATGATATTTATGAATAATTCACTTAGAGGGCTTTATATACCCACAAGATGAAATTTGAAATCatttatagatttaaataaagGTTCATGTTCCTTTAGTGTTCTTTTTAAGTTTGTATGATATGATTTTTGGGGTTGTTGGTTGTTTTAAAGTGACAGGtcttgtaaatttaatataatacacgATTAAATATAGTTTATACTATAAACACagtttattaatatttgaactAAACGTattgtgaataaaatgttttataGTCGACcttttaaacatttttatttttatcatggCCTATTTCAAAAGGATCATTATATACCGTGGTTCTGcagttaaattttatgGATTCCAGAAGGATCTGAGCACTTAAATGTCAAATTTGTGCATAATATTGAATTGTGTAAGTGCCTGACATTTTAGTGTTATAATGTGTACAGGAACCAGTTGAGGTTCGTATACCTACGTCAACCCCCATCGATATTTGGTTTATCCACAGAaatcatacacattatattcAATTTTACACTATAAAAGTTGTATAGTagattattttttcattttcagtGTATTATATGATTATTTATCGTTTTTTGTGAATTTGCAGTATCCCTCAGCCATACATAGCCGAAAACAATGTATTCGCTTTTCCACAAGCTTTTGATCAAAAGCGAAGGCACACTGGCCAATAGGCCTCTGTTGGAGTATTATACACTCCTATccaattattattcatttcTGAGAAGCACCTTGGGATCTGTCAATTACTTGGTACGTTGAACGAATTTACAATATACGTAGGTAAACAATGGCGCAGTTTACGACTCCGTTGACCTGGGAGGTAACAATTTAAGATCAAATCACTGTGTAGATCGAGTGCCAACACTGAATGTAGTAAGAGAAATAGAAGATTTGTTGAAGTATCACGGCTTTTTGAACGCAGAAGATGACGAAACGTACGATAATAGGAACAACACTGACGAATTTACATTTGACTtcacaaaaaatatgaaagaTTATGATATGTTGGAAAGGGGATTAAGCTCATGCGACGGTGATACCACGTAAGTTAGAGGACCTAATATGAAAAGTAGGCTGATTACCGACGAAAACTTCAGTGACATCTCTTTGACTGAATTGGACGAGTTCATAACCTTCATGGAAAACTGCAACCTAGAACAGTAGAATGGCTACTTAATCTTctcaattatattttaaagcaTAATATAGCATCCAATTACGTTACACACTTAGCGCACCTAACTATATTcgtaataatttataagcGGGTGTTGAACGTTGATTTTGAGTATCATTGGCATTTATAAATGATCACTGATGAAATGAACAAGGCATATTAAGCAATTAAAGGAGCATCTGAAAGATCCACAGTCTGGCATATCTTACACGTGAGAGGGTTGTGGTCGCTTGAGAGTCCCAATCCGCACTGAGTCACAAAAAATTGAGCAAGTTCATCAGTTTTCTTCATGTCAAAGGGCGTGAATGATCTCATTTCCACTGTGTTATCTATTACAGAATCCGAGTCGTTGGTTGATGCAAAACTAGGAAGGCTCGTAACCATTGAACTTTGCTTGCTTGGGTTGGAAActaaaatgaaaattagGTTAGGTAATATGGTTGTCATAATTAAATTGGTTTATAGCATTATATCTGGAGTAAATATCTATGTGAGCTATTTctagaattaaaataagcTATATTTATGACTAAAAGTTACATTCATGGAATGATCCCCTGTTTGACGGCCTGCTGGATCCACGACTTGAAACGGTATTCATGGAGCCGAATGGCTTGTTTAGCCCTGAGGTCTGGTTTAAAAACCCACCATTCTTGTCCTTGAATGACAGTTGAGAGCCGGTGCGCATGGACATTGAGTCGTGAAACGAGCCTGCGGTCGCAGGGGCGGAGTCAGAATGTTTACTGCTTTTGGCCGAGTCGAGGTGTGACAAGGTTCCCTCAGGTCTGAAACTGGCGAGTTCCTGTAACAAGTTTTGCTTCGATCCGGTGCTTCTCAGAGAAGTTTTATTCTCGAGGTCTCTGCGGGCATCAGCATCTGCATTCTCCGATGCGTTCCGAGcactatttttactacattTAGCTCCCatatttatctaaattGTTGAGTgatttgtgtgtataagGTAAAACTAAACTTATTTACGCAAAATTTTACACGATTattgtaaatgtgtaagtacTTAAGGTTAGAGTAAATACACACCTAGAcgtataaaataacttaataaacataatgaaaaaatatgaatttaaataaaaactgaTCAATACcttcttttaaattataaacaaaattaaaatttttaaaaaatattaatcagAGGGAATATGATACAATCAAATTAAGAGTGAGTTAAATCTGGTATTTTTAAGTACAAAAAGCTACTGTGATTAATatgagtaaatataaagaaTACAAAAAAGTACAGATACTTAGATTCTGAGAAAGAAGGAATGCATTTAAGGTTTTGAGGAGCTATAGCATGGGTGCGCATAAGTGCGCTTAGTATTAAAAAGTGGTTCGGAGGGATCATGGGCGAATCGAAACATTTGGGAAGTAAGTTTTACCTATATTTGCATCTAAGTTTAAGAAATAGGGTTTCGATCTGAAAGGGAAGGCATGAATTACATGTAAATCTGATGTTGGAATCCGCGAGGGGATAAACAGCCAAACAGGCAATACCTGAAACTGTCAGTTTAAAAAGTTTATTGAAAAGAGTGTAAAACTGTATATTTTGTATGAAAGTGGAGAATTGGCTGTTTAAACtgaataatttttttgtaGTGTCTGGGCTCCGCCATAATACCGTAGTCCCActtgtgtgtatttttacgtaaatatttattattataattttaattataacacTTATGTATAACTATTTCATGAATCGAGGCTTATTCGATCTCTAATCTCCATATCACTCAGTGTCTCCATATTACCATTAACCTTATCCAATTTCTGTCTCCgaatgatttattttatatatttataactagtttacatattttatgagTTGtcttttaaaaaataactttaTACTGGATGTGTGTTAGAGTTTTAagatttttattcttttctgTACACGGGCGTACAGAACATcacatttaaaacatagaCCAATTATTAGCCCTAGGATTGTTTATGTGATACCCCCATCcataattatttgtatttaattggttaaataaatataattattttaattaaacttAGAATAGACTCACCGTCcttaacacatttataagACAggtgaaaataatataaattaacagtTGTAGAATAAAACAAGGTCTGAAAGCAAGACTTAAgaattattttaaaaataataagttttttatttaaagtataatataaattctAAACAAAACTAGtgcaaaataataaagaataaagaGAATTCGTTAAAAAAGtgaagtaaaaataaaacattgggcacattaacaaataagttgtccagtagtagtagtaataataataacaataaaggattaaaaaaattaagtgtGCGTTTAAGcagttattttaatttcgAGTGGTGTGTTTAAGTTAAAAGGGTAATATTTGTGAACCTCAAAAAGGAATAAAGGTTTTTCcgtataaatataatatcaataaGTATAATATTAGAGTGTAAGTTAATTTACACTTGTTAGTGATATTTTTC is a window of Theileria orientalis strain Shintoku DNA, chromosome 2, complete genome DNA encoding:
- a CDS encoding uncharacterized protein (protein of unknown function DUF300 family protein), yielding MKGDFYSSLPMFIIGFMALAISFFIAMFTLLQHLLHYTAHRLQRYTVRILIFLPIYGVLTYTLLIFPRLFDLLSMLRNAWEGFLIHSFLFLMLEYCGGESACGEAISKHPSIIQHLWPLRLISVFGLNEDIPLNVGFVKRSKMCTIQYAIMRLIFSMLLIGVHISGYKWSGFFSISSTVILSVSLYVALYSLGLFYLAIRDHPALSRAHSLTKFFSLKLCFALSFYQGLILDLFLLGLTDRSIRIKSFVLLLETVAFALVQHRAYRITEFYPITYSKESGRMTRLEKFNRYLSFCLDDLKAMKTTQGMSTIITNAGNALNLSDFFKDTYYNISEKYKEHSIFVSENIVNSDIVVDGAPGGDLEMNHMDSSLSTSATPVASESAKKAGSEENFADFKKVNDSINNDQRCNEISKLQFI
- a CDS encoding CAMP-dependent protein kinase regulatory subunit, producing MAPENEFEFDENYEKTPQEQAKIMEMVKKCFLFSAVSSGGLDLLVKAFDFKTANAGDVLVKQGDDGDKLYLIESGTADVTRSSKLSGNEFLTTLKDGDYFGELALMYNAPRAATVTAKTEMRLWTLDRTTFNYVVKSAVIKKREKYDSMLSKLDIFKKVCPYDRCRLADALVERTFNDEVIIKQGEMGSSLFMLLQGCAESFCENKLVKSYKPGTIKSHMFSGYCELVELDRESVINLLGPLQDVLNRNIKKYKQVLEDLEIQSPQLKCL